In Palleronia sp. LCG004, a single window of DNA contains:
- the eda gene encoding bifunctional 4-hydroxy-2-oxoglutarate aldolase/2-dehydro-3-deoxy-phosphogluconate aldolase: MTPETASERAEEICRLAPVIPVLVVHDPAHAEPLARALVEGGLPALEVTLRTPAALEVIAEMAKVEGGTVGAGTLLTSADVEKAIAAGARFGVSPGATPRLLDAAEEADLPMLPGAATSSEAMLLLERGYTVQKFFPAEANGGAAALKAIGAPLPQIRFCPTGGVSLSNAGDYLGLSNTLCVGGSWVAPRDKVEAGDWDGITALAREAAGLSR; the protein is encoded by the coding sequence ATGACGCCTGAAACCGCCTCGGAACGCGCCGAGGAGATCTGCCGCCTCGCACCGGTGATCCCGGTCCTCGTGGTCCACGATCCCGCCCATGCCGAGCCCCTGGCGCGCGCCCTGGTCGAGGGCGGCCTGCCCGCGCTCGAGGTGACCCTGCGCACGCCGGCCGCGCTCGAGGTCATCGCCGAGATGGCGAAGGTCGAAGGTGGAACGGTCGGTGCAGGCACCCTTCTCACGTCAGCGGATGTCGAGAAGGCGATCGCGGCCGGCGCGCGCTTCGGAGTTTCGCCTGGCGCGACACCGCGCCTGCTCGACGCCGCCGAGGAGGCCGATCTGCCGATGCTGCCCGGGGCTGCCACGTCGAGCGAGGCGATGCTTCTGCTCGAACGCGGCTACACGGTCCAGAAGTTCTTTCCCGCCGAGGCCAATGGCGGTGCAGCCGCGCTCAAGGCCATCGGCGCGCCTCTGCCGCAGATCCGCTTCTGTCCGACCGGTGGCGTCAGTCTCTCGAATGCAGGCGACTATCTCGGGCTGTCAAACACGCTCTGCGTCGGTGGGTCATGGGTCGCACCGCGCGACAAGGTCGAGGCGGGCGACTGGGACGGCATCACGGCCCTTGCGAGGGAGGCGGCAGGCCTGTCGCGCTGA